In Oryza glaberrima chromosome 8, OglaRS2, whole genome shotgun sequence, the following are encoded in one genomic region:
- the LOC127782065 gene encoding WRKY transcription factor WRKY24-like → MENNQSGQAQDGMADQRFRSWLTEQLNMQQQNAGCSSNPAPAVMQMPALPSHTDYGGIYPNPTEYDGYNWRICGQKLVQGGCHQKFYYECSQANCGAKKSVTRSADGQIKKTVCKGSHNHPRSSDRWFGGYGSATLDAIPVGEILQAEGVIRPLVAMPRNEEEDELQSGSSDSEEDDDSEARADGDGAAGDANAIRHVPAAAAQEITAENTTEVDVLDALAAETSPLGVNASQLRPTGSPSLSARRSLPVPRSSPPRPTPGSPVLSVATVVDEVPNGVLYDVPLVVLDLDGRPMAHSLPASVAANAALRTFLASCSRPLPPALLPPPSRLHLRLRLPGPWGWCPSAGLVPAQALADFDALFNEPLCHDRIIALSALFSNSLPPAQAAEMLSAYG, encoded by the exons atggagaatAATCAGTCAGGTCAAGCTCAGGACGGCATGGCCGATCAAAGATTTCGCAGCTGGCTAACAGAACAACTTAATATGCAGCAGCAGAATGCCGGTTGTTCTTCCAACCCAGCACCAGCAGTAATGCAGATGCCAGCTCTGCCATCTCACACAGATTATGGTGGCATATATCCCAACCCAACTGAATATGATGGCTACAACTGGAGGATATGTGGGCAGAAATTAGTTCAGGGTGGGTGCCATCAGAAATTCTACTATGAATGTTCTCAAGCAAACTGCGGTGCCAAGAAATCCGTGACGCGCTCTGCAGATGGACAGATCAAGAAAACAGTATGTAAGGGCAGTCACAACCATCCACGCTCATCAGACAGGTGGTTTGGAGGATATGGTTCAGCTACACTGGATGCAATCCCTGTTGGTGAGATATTACAGGCAGAAGGGGTTATCAGGCCTTTAGTTGCAATGCCTAGgaatgaggaggaagatgagctACAATCTGGTTCGAGTGACAGCGAGGAAGATGATGACAGTGAAGCAAGAGCTGATGGCGATGGTGCTGCTGGTGACGCCAATGCAATAAG ACATGtccctgcagctgcagctcaaGAGATCACTGCGGAAAACACAACTGAGGTTGATGTTTTGG ATGCCCTGGCCGCGGAGACGTCCCCTCTCGGTGTGAACGCTTCACAGCTGCGGCCTACCGGCTCGCCGTCTCTCTCCGCGCGCCGGTCGCTGCCTGTGCCGCGGTCGTCGCCTCCGCGGCCGACTCCGGGCTCTCCTGTGCTGTCGGTTGCGACGGTGGTTGACGAGGTGCCCAACGGCGTTCTCTACGATGTGCCGCTTGTTGTTCTCGACCTCGATGGTCGGCCGATGGCTCACTCGCTGCCGGCTTCGGTTGCGGCCAACGCCGCCCTTCGCACCTTCCTCGCCAGCTGTTCTAGGCCTCTTCCTCCTGCGCTCCTTCCGCCGCCttcccgcctccacctccgcctcagGCTGCCGGGCCCGTGGGGGTGGTGCCCAAGCGCA GGTCTGGTCCCGGCGCAGGCGTTGGCGGACTTCGACGCCCTCTTCAACGAGCCCCTCTGTCATGATCGCATCATCGCCCTCTCCGCGCTCTTCTCCAACTCGTTGCCTCCAGCACAGGCGGCGGAGATGTTGTCTGCCTACGGCTGA